One region of Halohasta litchfieldiae genomic DNA includes:
- a CDS encoding ISH6-like element ISHla10 family transposase — protein sequence MHATIDVRFELSIDDDKTLPLATLAEAVTDQNLEAVLLESLVESLDAASVEALCGEKHAHGNGDQRFQRAGTDTRTAVTTAGEHEFSLHYVEDTAASPDESSYFRPVEDVLDFDGQNRYQQDIAAKSVDLATSLSYRDAANHGDSFVSMPSPTTINRRAKKYGHKLKQFLPDCVAGTDADAVIPDGTKCHSQDDDRSSHSVQATLGEDTAEESRSLLDLSVNADWDETAAELDDIGAVTDDATVVSDADSGIVTAFTDENRDHQLDLVHVGRTLGNTLWDDGVFSLDRRKEIVSEVIDEVFHLKNSVAKHRPAEEFAAIRSRIARTRERLEKTAWQLEQFGSAKAAGYLRRWLPSIVTFAEHAVEGFEVPWTSNPVERLMGEVSKRCKNQWMRWTAEGLEAILQLRLVKYADPEYYQAFLDELLQRSTKTAINCDLSIESTSGKV from the coding sequence ATGCACGCCACAATCGACGTGCGGTTCGAACTGAGTATCGACGACGACAAAACGCTACCGCTCGCCACGCTTGCCGAGGCCGTCACTGACCAGAACCTCGAAGCAGTCCTTCTCGAATCGCTGGTCGAGAGCCTCGACGCCGCCAGCGTCGAGGCGCTCTGTGGTGAGAAACACGCACATGGCAACGGTGACCAGCGCTTCCAACGCGCCGGCACCGACACCCGCACAGCTGTCACAACTGCCGGAGAACACGAGTTCTCTCTCCACTACGTCGAAGATACAGCCGCTTCCCCAGACGAATCCAGCTACTTCCGGCCCGTCGAAGACGTTCTCGACTTCGACGGGCAGAACCGCTATCAGCAGGACATCGCCGCCAAAAGCGTCGATCTCGCTACCTCGCTCAGCTATCGAGACGCTGCCAATCACGGCGACAGCTTCGTCTCGATGCCGTCGCCGACCACCATCAACCGCCGTGCCAAGAAATACGGCCACAAGCTCAAACAGTTCCTTCCAGACTGTGTCGCTGGCACAGACGCTGACGCCGTCATTCCTGACGGGACAAAGTGCCACAGCCAAGACGACGACCGCTCGTCCCACTCCGTCCAAGCAACGCTCGGCGAAGACACCGCCGAAGAGTCACGCTCCCTGCTGGATCTGTCGGTCAACGCTGACTGGGACGAAACTGCCGCCGAACTCGATGATATCGGCGCAGTCACTGACGACGCGACGGTCGTCAGTGACGCTGATAGCGGCATCGTCACAGCCTTTACCGACGAAAACCGTGACCACCAGCTCGATCTCGTCCACGTCGGCCGAACGCTGGGTAACACCCTCTGGGACGATGGCGTCTTCTCCTTGGACCGTCGGAAGGAGATCGTTTCGGAGGTGATCGACGAGGTGTTCCATCTGAAGAACTCTGTGGCGAAGCATCGTCCAGCGGAGGAGTTCGCGGCGATCCGCTCGCGGATCGCGCGAACGAGAGAGCGATTAGAGAAGACAGCGTGGCAACTGGAGCAGTTCGGGTCAGCAAAGGCTGCAGGGTATCTTCGGCGGTGGCTGCCGTCGATTGTGACGTTCGCCGAGCACGCTGTCGAGGGGTTCGAGGTTCCGTGGACCTCGAACCCCGTCGAACGACTGATGGGCGAGGTCAGCAAGCGGTGCAAGAACCAGTGGATGCGCTGGACAGCAGAGGGATTGGAAGCGATACTCCAACTTCGGTTGGTGAAGTACGCCGACCCCGAGTACTACCAAGCGTTCCTCGACGAACTGCTCCAACGTTCGACCAAAACAGCAATCAACTGTGACCTCTCAATTGAGAGTACCAGCGGCAAAGTCTAG
- a CDS encoding S8 family serine peptidase, with protein MKQQTRDRQEPVLDHLETVDGVTVQDRLWITNTILVTVDTDRVSLDQLRQIPDVESVELDEKVSGGDPIPTVSSQSTPDAETTYGLDQINAPETWERFDTRGDGVTIGVIDGGVTPDHVAIELNGGNSANNYEGGWHTLYYPNGSFTSLGEREGVSAPAPFDSSGHGTHVSGTVVGGNQTGTAIGVAPDAKLIHSTALYNGDGYAFNVRKSLQWMAEEEPDIVSMSLGLDSPISTHIEAIDTLRSLGITVVSSSGNSGNGHIGFPAGYETAIAVGATDSSGQIPYFSSGGTYQLSEYEKTAAKVGEWDDTQLTPYVVAPGDGVYSADYQNPNSLTLKSGTSMAAPHVSGIISLMLSNNPNLTPAQVQEVLRRGAIDAVGVPDGRNTRSGYGVANAYTSLALSNPDGFVGVESVNTNDTVEYGDTIVTKANVTNVNIVGDAASRTVTYSVNGTQIGSENVNLGSEEYKELIFEYQTSEADTGVNEVVIETGDVTRTVNVTVAGPAEFEPTLNTSDVAGPFVIGEIAEFNVSVENVGDIADTGNLSLYINDSLVVSGNSNIPSLAPGESTDIEFDYTPIEADQPQINVTAATDTRQSEQWVEVAKPAAFEPTVNTVATSDFIAGDNATVSVDVLNTGGVAGTGDLDLYINETRIVDGSSNIPETDAGATSTVNFTYKVTDDDYPVLNVTASTPSAQNETMIDVLRPAESVTKITSVNTPVESEDVNVTVEVSNRGDFELSQNATVSVDGIGSNSTLVDVAGRDSAVVSLTIPTSTGDYGSYTVNASTPNSTDSLPLIIDRQATFDAKVESINTSVSAGETIVAEIDVENIGDVSDTQTVSFSDETSGVLESEDVTLAAGDNSTLTFERETGINDIGDVKLTAATDYTSVSKTVTVNDPNPATITAVEAEQDTANDVVVVNGTVEPGSLPVDSVLLGVEATFTSYSTEKAVNGDVSDGGEFSTQIPTSDLVGDGNYTAIAMAVDNVSYEVTASGSEVAVDTTPPKVQLDTDSLSTGNGDLLIEANEAFEITDVVIEADDQTDRSPSASAVPDGLNAKENTVRITFDSSQSATAGISIFNVTVDAKDGNNNTVTETLNATIDNYQIINGEGTVNPGTTSQIDVLGNTTQIGSTTSRDATVSSSRTSPIGTELAANQFSGGFVNVNDIGLSDSELENATITIPVSELNQNTISGFDKNELVILKSEDGSSDYREINTEYNATSNELVAVVDGFSQFGAGGVDTTAPTVDTIDVSPSTSVEANEGPVNISFEYTDQHSSINVSETSISADVSNSRYTTSITAGKGTFNVSGLSAGETIVVTLTVADTAGNSKEQEVTIEVASNNNGGGGGSGGSASGGGGGGGGGGGSGVPSARPTPIPDDVHTIVRAKGKINGGEEVSVSEPGDFVTNPVIETVIFNEPGLAGVIEVRDYSDVPSRAGRPPGDIISANEVMVPYSLRDKQATLRFNLMKLENPGFDLDELDRDTLTVWYEEDGEWSALETTVVEDTEDSFVVEAETDGFSHFAVTNALAEEGEIVEETETSQEEEETNDDTPGFGFVAAIIALSSLGVALRLKSP; from the coding sequence TTGAAACAACAAACAAGAGATCGTCAGGAGCCGGTTCTAGATCACCTCGAGACCGTCGACGGGGTGACCGTCCAAGATCGATTGTGGATCACGAATACGATCCTAGTGACTGTCGACACAGATCGGGTGTCACTTGACCAACTCCGCCAGATCCCCGATGTCGAAAGCGTCGAACTGGATGAGAAGGTCAGCGGTGGAGACCCCATCCCGACAGTGAGCTCGCAAAGTACACCAGATGCAGAGACTACCTATGGTCTCGATCAAATCAATGCCCCCGAGACGTGGGAGCGGTTCGATACGAGAGGAGATGGAGTGACTATCGGAGTTATCGACGGTGGTGTCACCCCAGATCACGTCGCGATTGAACTCAATGGAGGCAATTCGGCGAACAACTACGAGGGCGGATGGCACACGCTCTATTACCCCAATGGATCGTTTACTAGTCTTGGTGAACGTGAAGGCGTGTCTGCACCTGCCCCATTCGACAGTAGTGGTCACGGCACTCACGTCTCAGGCACGGTTGTCGGTGGGAATCAGACCGGAACTGCAATCGGAGTTGCACCCGATGCTAAGCTCATTCATTCAACCGCGCTGTACAACGGTGATGGATATGCGTTCAATGTGCGTAAGTCATTGCAGTGGATGGCTGAGGAGGAACCCGATATCGTCAGTATGAGTCTGGGCCTAGATAGCCCAATAAGTACTCACATTGAAGCAATCGACACACTCCGATCGTTGGGTATTACAGTAGTTTCGTCGTCCGGCAACAGTGGGAACGGCCACATAGGTTTCCCTGCAGGGTACGAAACAGCCATTGCAGTGGGCGCAACGGATAGCTCAGGGCAGATTCCGTACTTTTCGAGCGGTGGAACATACCAACTCAGTGAGTATGAGAAAACAGCCGCGAAGGTCGGTGAATGGGACGACACTCAACTGACCCCTTACGTTGTCGCACCAGGGGATGGTGTTTACAGTGCGGATTACCAGAACCCGAACAGCCTCACACTGAAGTCCGGGACGAGCATGGCCGCACCACACGTTAGTGGAATCATCAGCCTCATGCTCTCAAACAACCCCAATCTCACTCCTGCACAGGTCCAGGAAGTACTACGACGGGGGGCCATTGACGCAGTCGGAGTGCCCGATGGGAGAAACACTCGATCTGGATACGGAGTAGCCAATGCATACACCTCACTAGCACTCAGTAATCCAGATGGCTTCGTGGGAGTCGAATCAGTCAATACGAACGATACTGTCGAGTATGGAGACACAATCGTTACGAAGGCCAATGTGACTAACGTGAACATCGTCGGGGATGCAGCGAGTCGGACGGTGACCTACTCCGTCAATGGAACTCAAATCGGATCGGAAAACGTCAATCTCGGTTCTGAAGAATACAAGGAACTGATCTTTGAATATCAGACCAGTGAGGCGGATACCGGCGTCAACGAAGTCGTCATTGAGACAGGGGACGTAACTAGAACGGTCAACGTAACGGTCGCAGGGCCAGCCGAGTTCGAACCGACTCTCAATACTTCAGATGTCGCTGGTCCGTTTGTCATCGGCGAAATAGCTGAGTTCAACGTCTCGGTCGAGAACGTCGGAGATATCGCTGATACGGGCAACCTCAGCCTCTACATCAACGATTCGCTCGTCGTGAGTGGTAATTCGAATATCCCTTCACTTGCTCCTGGAGAAAGCACAGATATCGAGTTTGATTACACGCCAATCGAGGCAGACCAACCACAAATAAACGTTACAGCAGCAACCGACACGAGACAATCCGAGCAGTGGGTCGAGGTAGCCAAACCTGCGGCGTTCGAGCCAACAGTCAATACGGTAGCCACAAGCGACTTCATTGCCGGTGACAACGCAACGGTCAGCGTTGATGTTCTCAATACCGGTGGAGTCGCCGGAACTGGTGATCTCGACCTCTACATCAACGAGACTCGAATCGTGGATGGATCTTCAAACATCCCTGAAACCGACGCTGGTGCAACGTCGACAGTGAACTTCACCTACAAGGTGACCGACGATGATTACCCTGTTCTGAACGTCACTGCGAGTACGCCATCGGCTCAAAATGAGACGATGATCGACGTATTGCGACCAGCGGAGTCAGTCACTAAGATCACCTCAGTAAACACGCCCGTTGAATCTGAGGATGTCAACGTGACCGTCGAGGTCTCCAACCGGGGCGACTTCGAGCTATCACAGAACGCTACGGTCAGCGTAGACGGGATTGGGTCGAACTCAACGCTCGTCGATGTTGCAGGGAGAGATTCTGCTGTGGTCTCGCTTACGATCCCGACCAGCACGGGTGACTATGGAAGCTATACAGTCAACGCTTCAACGCCGAACAGCACCGATTCACTCCCACTGATCATCGACCGACAGGCAACGTTCGATGCCAAGGTTGAGAGCATCAATACCTCTGTGAGCGCCGGAGAAACCATTGTCGCAGAGATTGATGTCGAGAATATCGGGGACGTCTCCGATACACAGACCGTCTCGTTCTCGGATGAAACGAGCGGAGTCCTTGAGTCGGAAGATGTGACACTCGCAGCCGGAGACAACAGTACCCTCACGTTCGAGCGAGAGACTGGTATCAATGACATTGGCGACGTGAAGCTCACGGCCGCTACTGACTACACAAGCGTCTCCAAGACCGTCACGGTCAACGATCCGAACCCGGCGACGATCACAGCTGTCGAAGCCGAACAGGACACCGCAAACGATGTAGTCGTGGTCAATGGAACGGTCGAACCGGGGAGTCTCCCGGTCGACAGTGTACTTCTCGGAGTAGAGGCGACATTCACATCCTACAGCACCGAAAAGGCTGTCAATGGTGATGTGAGCGATGGCGGAGAGTTCAGCACTCAGATCCCAACAAGCGACCTCGTAGGCGACGGCAATTACACGGCTATCGCGATGGCAGTCGACAACGTCAGTTACGAAGTCACAGCCTCTGGATCGGAAGTCGCCGTCGATACCACCCCACCGAAGGTGCAACTCGACACAGACAGTCTTTCGACAGGCAACGGAGACCTGCTAATCGAAGCTAACGAAGCCTTCGAGATCACGGATGTCGTGATCGAAGCAGACGATCAGACAGACCGAAGCCCGTCGGCCAGTGCGGTCCCCGATGGGCTCAACGCTAAAGAGAATACGGTCAGAATCACCTTCGACAGTAGCCAGTCGGCGACTGCCGGAATCAGTATCTTCAACGTTACAGTCGATGCGAAAGACGGCAACAATAATACCGTCACAGAAACGCTCAACGCCACCATCGACAACTACCAGATCATCAACGGGGAGGGAACAGTCAACCCCGGTACTACGAGTCAGATCGATGTACTCGGCAATACAACGCAGATTGGTAGTACGACGAGTCGAGATGCAACAGTCAGTAGCAGCCGAACGTCACCCATTGGAACAGAGCTCGCAGCGAATCAATTCAGTGGCGGGTTCGTCAACGTCAACGATATCGGCCTCAGTGACTCGGAGCTTGAGAACGCGACTATCACAATCCCAGTCTCCGAACTCAACCAGAACACCATCAGCGGCTTCGACAAAAACGAGCTGGTGATCCTGAAATCCGAAGACGGTAGCTCAGATTACCGCGAGATCAATACCGAATACAACGCGACCTCAAACGAACTCGTTGCAGTCGTTGATGGATTCAGCCAATTCGGTGCGGGTGGAGTGGATACCACTGCACCAACAGTCGACACCATCGACGTTTCACCAAGTACCTCCGTTGAAGCCAACGAGGGTCCAGTGAACATCAGTTTCGAGTACACTGATCAGCACTCGTCGATCAACGTCAGCGAGACAAGCATCTCTGCCGACGTTAGCAACAGCCGTTATACGACGAGTATCACCGCCGGAAAGGGAACGTTCAACGTGAGTGGCCTATCGGCCGGTGAAACGATCGTCGTCACACTGACCGTAGCCGACACAGCCGGGAACTCGAAAGAGCAAGAAGTGACCATTGAGGTTGCCAGCAACAACAATGGGGGTGGCGGTGGCAGTGGCGGAAGTGCCAGCGGAGGCGGTGGGGGCGGCGGAGGCGGCGGAGGCAGTGGTGTTCCGTCTGCACGGCCAACGCCGATCCCGGACGACGTCCACACCATCGTCAGAGCCAAAGGCAAGATCAATGGCGGCGAAGAGGTCAGCGTCTCTGAACCGGGTGATTTCGTCACCAACCCTGTCATCGAGACCGTGATCTTCAATGAGCCGGGTCTGGCCGGAGTGATCGAAGTACGAGACTACAGTGATGTACCATCCAGAGCAGGTCGGCCGCCGGGAGACATCATCTCTGCCAATGAGGTCATGGTTCCGTACTCGCTCAGAGACAAGCAAGCAACACTCAGATTCAATCTGATGAAGCTCGAAAATCCAGGGTTCGATCTGGACGAACTGGATCGAGATACGCTGACTGTGTGGTACGAAGAAGACGGTGAGTGGAGCGCACTGGAGACAACGGTGGTCGAGGACACCGAGGACAGTTTCGTAGTCGAAGCTGAAACTGACGGGTTCTCGCACTTTGCAGTGACAAACGCTCTTGCAGAGGAAGGCGAAATCGTAGAGGAAACCGAGACCAGTCAAGAAGAAGAAGAGACTAACGACGACACACCAGGGTTCGGATTCGTGGCCGCCATCATCGCGCTGTCGTCACTCGGTGTCGCACTGCGACTAAAATCACCGTAG
- a CDS encoding putative 2OG-Fe(II) oxygenase, which produces MSQKTSEIEVHSIEMPYVIVPFEGHHQRKEKLLEILDNSIAAQDAMDGSNLLSTDYHIADQHKGEYMDFIGEDLAKCLAAGLEKIVLHEDSDQDVELEIKDSWFQRYSKNNAHDWHIHKKCGWAAVYYVELPEDSKPTLFQTNDGAVIEPNATEGDVIIFPAYLWHCSPKNKDEDTKTVIALNIE; this is translated from the coding sequence ATGTCACAAAAGACAAGCGAGATTGAAGTCCACAGTATTGAAATGCCCTATGTAATTGTGCCTTTTGAGGGGCATCATCAGCGCAAAGAAAAATTACTGGAAATCCTGGATAATTCTATTGCTGCACAAGATGCGATGGATGGTTCAAACCTCCTTTCTACAGATTATCATATAGCTGACCAGCATAAGGGAGAATATATGGATTTCATAGGTGAGGATTTAGCCAAGTGTCTTGCTGCAGGACTTGAAAAAATAGTCTTACATGAGGACAGCGATCAGGACGTAGAGCTTGAAATCAAAGATTCGTGGTTTCAACGGTACAGTAAAAATAACGCCCACGATTGGCATATCCACAAAAAGTGCGGTTGGGCCGCTGTATATTATGTCGAACTGCCAGAGGATTCTAAACCGACACTATTCCAAACGAATGATGGAGCTGTTATAGAGCCAAACGCCACTGAGGGAGATGTGATTATATTCCCGGCCTATCTCTGGCATTGTTCGCCTAAAAACAAAGATGAGGATACGAAGACGGTAATCGCACTAAATATCGAGTGA
- a CDS encoding N-6 DNA methylase — MVLLSFQGNSGEYVEALDDIVPDHCSDEDREMVAMEFAKAFGHLLSVTCDKQRPVIGDIYEAVGANSDRLGQHFTPWRLCELTAGLDIKSSDIEAATPDNPIESHDPTCGSGRMLIAHAKAIHKRDPTAPVFVTGVDISRVCAQMAVINLILAGTSGSIIYGDSLTMEYHTQWVVNFRGNEASVSRIDDPKGDSE, encoded by the coding sequence ATGGTCCTACTATCCTTCCAAGGAAACAGTGGCGAGTATGTGGAGGCTCTCGACGATATTGTCCCGGATCACTGTAGCGATGAGGATCGAGAGATGGTTGCGATGGAGTTCGCCAAAGCGTTTGGGCATCTACTGTCGGTAACCTGCGACAAGCAGAGACCAGTGATAGGGGACATCTATGAGGCCGTAGGAGCGAACTCGGATCGGTTGGGACAGCATTTCACACCGTGGAGGCTCTGTGAATTGACGGCTGGGCTTGATATCAAATCGTCCGATATAGAGGCGGCCACTCCTGACAACCCAATCGAGTCTCACGACCCAACCTGCGGGAGCGGTCGGATGCTGATAGCCCACGCGAAGGCCATTCACAAGAGAGACCCTACAGCACCGGTCTTCGTGACGGGCGTCGACATAAGCCGTGTCTGCGCTCAGATGGCGGTCATCAATCTGATTCTCGCAGGAACGTCAGGATCGATTATATACGGAGACTCGCTGACAATGGAGTATCACACGCAATGGGTGGTCAACTTCCGAGGAAATGAAGCGAGTGTGAGCCGTATCGACGATCCGAAAGGGGACTCTGAATAG
- a CDS encoding metal-dependent hydrolase, translating into MGNFDQHLSAGKKYALFVIVISSFTAFQLRAPTDYIILTALVASAYALLTSLVPDIDHQDSIPRQTAGKYASIGIIALILLLPTVAPRFVDGIGRVVGIAISGDPSVLGSGVILIGGVVALLFGGDLFDNSLTHRGFTHSPAFAFFVGIVSYFSLGLLKGFVPQLSFLSGELGVIVALAAVGGIFVHLSVDDII; encoded by the coding sequence ATGGGGAATTTCGACCAACACCTCTCGGCTGGTAAAAAGTACGCACTGTTTGTTATTGTCATCAGTAGCTTTACCGCGTTCCAACTACGTGCGCCCACTGACTATATCATACTTACAGCACTTGTAGCATCGGCTTACGCGTTGTTAACATCGTTGGTCCCAGATATAGATCATCAAGACTCGATACCACGACAGACTGCTGGAAAGTACGCTAGTATAGGTATTATTGCGTTGATCTTACTACTTCCTACGGTAGCTCCTCGTTTTGTTGATGGGATTGGAAGGGTTGTCGGTATTGCTATTTCAGGGGACCCCAGCGTATTAGGGAGTGGTGTTATCCTTATCGGAGGAGTCGTAGCACTTCTTTTCGGAGGAGATCTGTTCGATAATTCTTTGACTCATAGAGGATTCACACACTCACCAGCTTTTGCGTTCTTTGTCGGCATTGTATCCTATTTTTCTCTTGGCCTGCTCAAGGGATTTGTCCCCCAGTTGAGCTTCTTATCTGGTGAGCTTGGTGTGATCGTTGCATTGGCTGCTGTAGGCGGTATATTCGTCCACCTGTCTGTTGATGACATAATCTAA
- a CDS encoding RNA-guided endonuclease InsQ/TnpB family protein produces MTDGQRSINSFSADTHTETVVQTVVLDLETSEAKNKKVTIGIEEFQRIAGFFGDIMPSIPEYERTRNNPAFYNLVKREFADSAIKSSVARDAAYHAIAMYDSHSSNGSAGDRPDLGNGSFMQLCSQDFEIADNGSGYGLKASFIPYDAVWFGISLNPHTEKYLRRVFEDEAETGSCELHLSDDGDLRAHVAIKWEVEVYEAEDVSTVIGVDIGENVLYSVAAVDGDSDVESVEMESGAEFRHYREQFKQKRTSLMEKGDLRALSQCRDEHRRYTEQTLDTASRRVVEFAVEHEPSVLVLEDLTHYRETADDPIHDWPFADLQEKICYKATAEGIPVETVDPKDTSITCRKCGQAIPEFRDGTEFSCRRCGYEVHADVNAAINIAKRYAE; encoded by the coding sequence ATGACTGACGGACAGAGATCAATAAACAGTTTCTCTGCGGATACACATACTGAAACGGTCGTTCAGACAGTGGTATTGGATCTCGAAACGAGTGAGGCGAAAAACAAGAAAGTCACAATTGGCATTGAGGAATTTCAGAGAATCGCGGGGTTCTTTGGAGATATCATGCCGTCTATCCCGGAGTACGAACGGACACGGAACAATCCAGCATTCTACAACCTTGTCAAGCGTGAATTTGCCGACTCAGCAATCAAGAGTAGCGTAGCCCGGGATGCGGCTTACCATGCAATCGCAATGTACGATTCCCACAGCTCAAACGGATCGGCGGGTGACCGGCCCGACCTCGGTAATGGGTCGTTCATGCAGTTGTGTAGCCAAGATTTCGAGATTGCCGATAATGGATCTGGATACGGCCTGAAAGCGAGTTTCATCCCATATGACGCAGTCTGGTTTGGTATCTCATTGAACCCACACACCGAGAAATACCTTCGACGGGTGTTCGAGGATGAAGCAGAAACAGGATCGTGCGAGTTGCACTTGTCCGATGATGGCGACCTCCGCGCCCACGTTGCTATCAAGTGGGAGGTTGAGGTGTATGAGGCAGAGGACGTGTCGACAGTGATCGGCGTGGACATCGGTGAGAACGTGCTATACAGCGTTGCAGCAGTCGACGGCGACAGTGATGTAGAAAGCGTTGAAATGGAGTCTGGTGCTGAGTTCCGACACTACCGCGAGCAATTCAAGCAGAAACGTACCAGCCTCATGGAAAAAGGTGATCTCCGCGCTCTCAGCCAGTGTCGGGATGAACATCGTAGATACACCGAACAGACACTCGATACGGCCTCTCGGCGTGTCGTTGAGTTTGCCGTCGAGCACGAACCTTCGGTGTTGGTTCTTGAGGATCTCACTCACTACCGCGAGACGGCCGACGATCCGATTCACGATTGGCCGTTTGCTGACCTGCAGGAGAAAATCTGCTACAAGGCAACTGCCGAAGGGATTCCCGTCGAGACCGTCGACCCCAAGGACACGAGCATCACCTGTCGGAAGTGTGGTCAAGCAATACCGGAATTTCGAGATGGAACTGAGTTTTCTTGTCGACGATGTGGATATGAAGTCCACGCCGATGTGAACGCCGCGATCAACATCGCGAAGAGATACGCCGAATAA
- a CDS encoding ParA family protein: MRINVAMQKGGVGKTTTSINLAGALADRGHDVLAVDADPQGGLTLKLGYRDHYREAEFALYDVLSDIGQLTLNDLDQLIVEGSEFDIVPSHLRNFRLEKHLYSEARGVEALGIALDRLEEEYDYVVIDSPPNLGPLADGALLAAENVVFPSHPNTIARESLEILFDEIDTLEDKFDDVQITTVAAVLNEVSHDGLSSEVQQWFVDTFGEEYVFEIPDWAVIEHVIEYRTSVFAYNPDDAGYPWDADKTEALRDKYTEIAKHVEEIA, encoded by the coding sequence ATGCGGATCAACGTCGCGATGCAGAAAGGAGGTGTCGGTAAAACCACCACAAGCATCAACCTCGCCGGTGCGCTCGCCGATCGAGGCCACGACGTACTGGCAGTCGACGCTGACCCACAAGGCGGCCTCACACTGAAGCTCGGCTATCGCGATCATTACCGAGAAGCAGAGTTCGCGCTTTACGATGTCCTCTCTGACATCGGGCAGCTCACGTTGAACGACCTGGACCAATTGATCGTTGAGGGTTCTGAATTTGATATAGTCCCCTCTCATTTACGCAACTTCCGGCTTGAGAAGCACCTCTACTCAGAGGCACGCGGCGTCGAAGCCCTGGGGATCGCGTTAGACCGCCTCGAAGAAGAGTATGACTACGTCGTCATTGACTCGCCTCCGAACCTCGGGCCACTCGCTGACGGCGCTCTGCTCGCCGCAGAGAACGTCGTGTTCCCGAGTCATCCGAATACTATCGCCCGCGAGTCGTTGGAGATCCTCTTCGACGAGATCGATACGCTCGAAGACAAGTTCGACGACGTCCAGATCACTACGGTCGCGGCGGTGTTGAACGAGGTCAGCCACGATGGGCTGAGTTCAGAAGTGCAGCAATGGTTTGTCGACACATTTGGCGAGGAGTACGTATTCGAGATCCCCGACTGGGCGGTGATCGAGCACGTGATCGAATATCGTACATCAGTGTTTGCGTATAACCCGGATGATGCGGGTTACCCGTGGGATGCGGATAAGACGGAAGCACTACGCGACAAGTATACTGAGATTGCGAAGCACGTGGAGGAAATAGCATGA
- a CDS encoding site-specific integrase gives MRKEATQKEDQYKIWMTDDELEELRRHAKNHRDDIILQLGGYVGLRAFEIPQVQPQHVKRTSDGDHYRLRIPEGKDTTGNGGKPRDAYLPGPVESDIHRFINSEGIDRSEPIVDLTPRAVRAIVKRTARRAAEQTGVEDFNYVSAHDLRRRYAQRLLVDNQMNPRVVMSVGGWDSFQAIEPYLNSPSEDVVNRAFEEADL, from the coding sequence ATGAGAAAGGAAGCGACCCAGAAAGAGGACCAATACAAGATCTGGATGACTGACGACGAGCTCGAGGAACTCCGTCGACATGCCAAGAACCACAGGGACGATATCATTCTCCAACTGGGCGGTTATGTCGGCCTCCGTGCTTTCGAGATACCGCAGGTGCAACCTCAGCACGTCAAACGGACCTCTGACGGCGACCACTATCGGCTCCGGATCCCCGAGGGGAAAGATACGACTGGCAACGGTGGAAAGCCGAGAGACGCCTATCTTCCCGGTCCTGTCGAGTCTGACATCCATCGGTTCATCAACTCTGAAGGGATTGATCGTTCTGAGCCGATTGTCGATCTCACACCGCGGGCTGTCCGCGCGATCGTGAAACGGACGGCTCGACGAGCTGCCGAACAGACCGGAGTCGAAGATTTCAATTATGTATCAGCGCACGATCTCCGTCGTCGGTATGCACAGCGTTTGCTCGTCGACAATCAGATGAACCCCCGCGTGGTGATGTCGGTCGGTGGGTGGGACTCTTTCCAGGCCATTGAGCCGTATTTGAACAGCCCCAGCGAGGACGTCGTGAACCGCGCTTTCGAGGAGGCAGATCTATGA